A single genomic interval of Bos javanicus breed banteng chromosome 8, ARS-OSU_banteng_1.0, whole genome shotgun sequence harbors:
- the SFTPC gene encoding pulmonary surfactant-associated protein C isoform X2, translated as MDYHALLQRIFVTRGSDLHLLCLWRWQDYTAVPGGRLLIPCCPVNIKRLLIVVVVVVLVVVVIVGALLMGLHMSQKHTEMVLEMSIAGPEAQQRLALSERVGTTATFSIGSTGTVVYDYQRLLIAYKPAPGTCCYIMKMAPQNIPSLEALTRKLQNFQAKPQVPSSKLGQEQGHDAGSAFSGDLAFLGRTVSTLCGDVPLYYT; from the exons atggattaccatgccctcctccagaggatcttcgtgaCCCGGGGATcggacctgcatctcttatgtctctggcgttggcag GACTACACAGCAGTCCCTGGGGGCCGGCTCCTCATCCCTTGCTGTCCCGTGAACATCAAACGCCTTCTCATCGTGGTCGTGGTTGTGGTCCTTGTTGTCGTGGTGATCGTAGGGGCCCTGCTCATGGGCCTTCACATGAGCCAGAAACATACAGAGATG GTTCTAGAGATGAGCATCGCAGGCCCAGAAGCACAGCAACGCCTGGCCCTGAGTGAGCGTGTGGGAACCACTGCCACTTTCTCCATTGGCTCCACTGGCACTGTGGTTTATGACTACCAGCGG CTCCTGATTGCCTACAAGCCAGCCCCCGGAACCTGCTGCTACATCATGAAGATGGCTCCGCAGAACATCCCAAGTCTCGAGGCTCTCACCAGAAAATTGCAGAACTTCCAG GCCAAGCCCCAAGTGCCTTCCTCGAAGCTGGGCCAGGAGCAGGGCCATGACGCCGGCTCAGCATTCTCTGGGGACCTGGCCTTCCTGGGCAGGACCGTGAGCACCCTGTGTGGCGACGTGCCCCTGTACTACACCTAG
- the SFTPC gene encoding pulmonary surfactant-associated protein C isoform X1, whose protein sequence is MLAHIRPSSYSEMRREGVYSKMDVGSKEVLMESPPDYTAVPGGRLLIPCCPVNIKRLLIVVVVVVLVVVVIVGALLMGLHMSQKHTEMVLEMSIAGPEAQQRLALSERVGTTATFSIGSTGTVVYDYQRLLIAYKPAPGTCCYIMKMAPQNIPSLEALTRKLQNFQAKPQVPSSKLGQEQGHDAGSAFSGDLAFLGRTVSTLCGDVPLYYT, encoded by the exons ATGCTGGCACATATAAGACCCTCGTCGTACTCAGAGATGAGGAGGGAAGGTGTCTACAGCAAGATGGATGTGGGCAGCAAAGAGGTCTTGATGGAGAGCCCGCCG GACTACACAGCAGTCCCTGGGGGCCGGCTCCTCATCCCTTGCTGTCCCGTGAACATCAAACGCCTTCTCATCGTGGTCGTGGTTGTGGTCCTTGTTGTCGTGGTGATCGTAGGGGCCCTGCTCATGGGCCTTCACATGAGCCAGAAACATACAGAGATG GTTCTAGAGATGAGCATCGCAGGCCCAGAAGCACAGCAACGCCTGGCCCTGAGTGAGCGTGTGGGAACCACTGCCACTTTCTCCATTGGCTCCACTGGCACTGTGGTTTATGACTACCAGCGG CTCCTGATTGCCTACAAGCCAGCCCCCGGAACCTGCTGCTACATCATGAAGATGGCTCCGCAGAACATCCCAAGTCTCGAGGCTCTCACCAGAAAATTGCAGAACTTCCAG GCCAAGCCCCAAGTGCCTTCCTCGAAGCTGGGCCAGGAGCAGGGCCATGACGCCGGCTCAGCATTCTCTGGGGACCTGGCCTTCCTGGGCAGGACCGTGAGCACCCTGTGTGGCGACGTGCCCCTGTACTACACCTAG
- the SFTPC gene encoding pulmonary surfactant-associated protein C isoform X3, with protein sequence MLAHIRPSSYSEMRREGVYSKMDVGSKEVLMESPPDYTAVPGGRLLIPCCPVNIKRLLIVVVVVVLVVVVIVGALLMGLHMSQKHTEMLLIAYKPAPGTCCYIMKMAPQNIPSLEALTRKLQNFQAKPQVPSSKLGQEQGHDAGSAFSGDLAFLGRTVSTLCGDVPLYYT encoded by the exons ATGCTGGCACATATAAGACCCTCGTCGTACTCAGAGATGAGGAGGGAAGGTGTCTACAGCAAGATGGATGTGGGCAGCAAAGAGGTCTTGATGGAGAGCCCGCCG GACTACACAGCAGTCCCTGGGGGCCGGCTCCTCATCCCTTGCTGTCCCGTGAACATCAAACGCCTTCTCATCGTGGTCGTGGTTGTGGTCCTTGTTGTCGTGGTGATCGTAGGGGCCCTGCTCATGGGCCTTCACATGAGCCAGAAACATACAGAGATG CTCCTGATTGCCTACAAGCCAGCCCCCGGAACCTGCTGCTACATCATGAAGATGGCTCCGCAGAACATCCCAAGTCTCGAGGCTCTCACCAGAAAATTGCAGAACTTCCAG GCCAAGCCCCAAGTGCCTTCCTCGAAGCTGGGCCAGGAGCAGGGCCATGACGCCGGCTCAGCATTCTCTGGGGACCTGGCCTTCCTGGGCAGGACCGTGAGCACCCTGTGTGGCGACGTGCCCCTGTACTACACCTAG